One stretch of Paenibacillus sp. AN1007 DNA includes these proteins:
- a CDS encoding alpha/beta hydrolase family protein: MALIKCDFYSDALGLSTSMHVILPQQTHNQIGMENVKGSGLHPTLYLLHGLSDDDSIWLRRTSIERYVASLGIAVVMPQVHRSFYTDMAEGGRYWTFISEELPALARSFFPLSPKREDNFAAGLSMGGYGAFKLALRKPDQYAAAASLSGALDMAAHMNNEVPSALQQTELLRIFGPNFVGSENDLIHLLQESKQHSGPKPLLYQCCGTEDFLYEENQTFRKACAETDFKLTYEEEPGEHEWGYWDMKIQDVLKWLPLPERV; encoded by the coding sequence ATGGCACTCATTAAATGTGATTTCTACTCAGACGCCCTCGGATTAAGTACAAGCATGCACGTCATTCTGCCGCAGCAGACTCACAATCAGATTGGCATGGAGAATGTCAAAGGTTCAGGTCTGCATCCAACCCTCTATCTGCTGCACGGTCTGTCCGATGATGATTCAATCTGGCTGCGCCGCACCTCTATAGAACGTTATGTCGCTTCGCTTGGCATTGCGGTCGTTATGCCGCAGGTTCATCGCAGCTTCTACACTGATATGGCAGAGGGAGGCCGTTACTGGACTTTCATAAGTGAGGAACTGCCCGCTCTTGCCCGCTCCTTCTTCCCGCTGTCGCCGAAACGAGAGGATAATTTTGCTGCCGGTCTATCCATGGGAGGTTACGGTGCCTTCAAACTGGCCCTGCGCAAACCGGATCAGTATGCCGCTGCCGCAAGTCTTTCGGGCGCACTGGACATGGCGGCTCATATGAACAACGAAGTCCCGTCCGCACTGCAGCAGACCGAACTGCTGCGTATATTCGGGCCGAACTTTGTGGGCTCAGAGAATGATCTCATCCACCTGCTCCAGGAAAGCAAACAACATTCAGGGCCAAAGCCGCTTCTCTATCAATGCTGCGGAACGGAGGATTTTTTGTACGAAGAAAATCAGACGTTTCGTAAAGCCTGCGCAGAGACAGACTTCAAACTAACTTATGAGGAAGAACCCGGGGAACATGAGTGGGGTTATTGGGACATGAAAATTCAGGATGTGCTCAAGTGGCTGCCGCTGCCTGAAAGAGTTTAA
- a CDS encoding YhbD family protein, translating to MKDDLISKKELLDLTGISYGQLYRWKRKNLIPEEWFIRKSSFTGQETFFPKQQILQRIDKIIHMKDGLSLDELADVFSPTLGEVEMTDQQLLDRNIVSLASLDLLNEAGRQQSLYGLEQIMMLYVLEKLLLGGDITQQEGLLLIEVMSEHYYRFRDRASELLLIRKMGVPTFVLANAGAELYFDQGVKVVLRMPLQAFMEELKLKLG from the coding sequence ATGAAGGATGATTTGATCTCCAAAAAAGAGCTGCTTGACCTGACAGGCATTTCATACGGTCAGTTATATCGCTGGAAGCGCAAGAACCTGATTCCGGAGGAATGGTTTATTCGAAAGTCCTCCTTTACGGGACAGGAAACATTTTTTCCGAAACAGCAGATATTGCAGCGAATCGACAAGATTATTCATATGAAAGACGGGCTTTCACTGGATGAACTGGCGGATGTGTTCTCGCCAACTCTTGGTGAGGTAGAGATGACAGATCAGCAATTACTCGATCGAAACATTGTTTCGTTAGCTTCGCTTGACCTGTTAAACGAGGCGGGGCGCCAGCAGTCATTATATGGACTGGAACAGATTATGATGCTGTATGTGCTTGAGAAGCTGCTGCTTGGCGGTGATATCACACAGCAGGAAGGACTGCTGCTGATTGAAGTGATGTCTGAACATTATTATAGGTTCCGTGACCGTGCCAGTGAACTGCTGCTGATCCGCAAGATGGGTGTACCTACCTTTGTGCTGGCGAACGCAGGAGCAGAGCTTTATTTTGATCAAGGGGTGAAAGTGGTGCTCCGCATGCCGCTGCAGGCATTCATGGAAGAATTGAAACTTAAATTGGGCTGA